A single genomic interval of Desulfatiglans sp. harbors:
- a CDS encoding ABC transporter ATP-binding protein — translation MTESINSLSENQVVLEADKLTKRYEDGVLALDALSFTIKSSEIYAMLGANGAGKTTTINLFLNFIEPTSGEARVMGIVTHKEPLLAKEKLAFVSENVMLYQNFTAIQNLDYFAKLGGKKNYTRDDYRDVLLRVGLQEEAHNKRLKGFSKGMRQKCGIAIAILKDAPAILLDEPTSGLDPKAGYEFIQLLDNLRSEGKSILMSTHDIFRAREISDTVGIMNQGKLVMQAGRDELTDKDLEQLYMKYMAGHMEAAA, via the coding sequence ATGACAGAATCAATTAATTCCTTATCAGAAAATCAGGTAGTCCTTGAGGCAGATAAACTCACCAAGCGTTATGAGGATGGGGTGCTGGCCCTTGATGCGCTCTCATTTACCATAAAGAGTTCAGAGATATATGCCATGCTTGGGGCGAACGGGGCAGGTAAGACCACTACCATAAATCTCTTTCTTAACTTTATAGAGCCCACATCCGGTGAAGCAAGGGTTATGGGGATAGTTACCCACAAGGAACCACTACTCGCCAAAGAAAAGCTCGCCTTTGTGTCAGAGAATGTTATGCTCTACCAGAATTTTACCGCCATACAGAACCTGGACTATTTTGCAAAACTGGGCGGAAAGAAAAACTACACAAGGGATGACTACCGTGATGTACTCTTAAGGGTTGGTTTACAGGAAGAGGCACATAATAAACGCCTTAAGGGTTTTTCAAAGGGCATGCGCCAGAAATGCGGTATAGCAATAGCCATACTGAAGGACGCACCGGCCATACTTCTGGATGAACCCACATCAGGCCTTGACCCGAAGGCAGGCTATGAGTTTATACAACTGCTGGATAACCTGCGGAGCGAAGGCAAATCCATATTAATGTCCACCCATGACATATTCCGGGCACGTGAGATATCAGATACAGTAGGGATAATGAACCAGGGCAAACTCGTGATGCAGGCAGGAAGGGATGAGCTGACTGACAAAGACCTTGAGCAGCTTTACATGAAATACATGGCAGGGCATATGGAGGCAGCAGCATAG
- a CDS encoding ABC transporter permease subunit: MLGTLIEKELKSILLSPKFVAVFSVCSILIILSFFLGIEDYKAAMSQYESVVSNNTQQLKKTTSWGGLSTTVGRRPDPMQIFVTGITHDVGRQAPIARVIKLYNSHYSENTIFAVFRSMDLMFIVQIVLSLFAILFTYDSICGEKEAGTLKLSFANQVPRARYIAAKILGSWIGLVIPLLIPVLLGVLLVIIYDIPMTKSHWLRFSVLMGVSFLYFSFFLCLGILVSSLTRRASTSFLYLLVIWVCFVLIIPRAGVMIAGHFVKVPTATQIASKYSIKNRELVEEYRKVTNEIMDKETAEQKALFSSTSLSREEIEKRYKELSDKTLAGIKTRGAKLSEDRAAYDALLKEDWRNRKAVREKLGFSLSRFSPASAFQLAADNLAETGIDLKYKYEDQIRNYRDIFSRFRDKKDLEEKDDYQAYQARLEGKAKPIDISEVPQFEFSGSDIDQLLQKTVIDIGILSFYILLAVAGSFIAFLRYDVR, from the coding sequence ATGCTCGGAACATTAATAGAAAAAGAATTAAAGAGTATTCTGCTGAGCCCCAAATTTGTTGCTGTATTTTCTGTCTGCTCCATTCTTATTATTCTCAGCTTCTTCCTGGGAATCGAAGATTATAAAGCAGCCATGTCCCAGTATGAATCGGTTGTGTCAAACAATACCCAGCAACTGAAGAAGACCACTTCATGGGGAGGCCTGAGCACTACAGTTGGACGACGTCCTGATCCCATGCAGATTTTTGTAACCGGAATTACCCATGATGTTGGAAGGCAGGCTCCCATAGCAAGGGTAATAAAATTATATAACAGCCATTATTCGGAAAATACAATCTTTGCAGTATTCAGATCAATGGATCTTATGTTCATTGTACAGATTGTTCTTTCTCTTTTTGCAATACTGTTTACATATGATTCTATCTGCGGAGAAAAAGAAGCCGGCACATTAAAACTGAGTTTCGCAAACCAGGTGCCCAGGGCAAGATATATTGCGGCAAAAATTCTGGGTTCCTGGATTGGTCTTGTTATTCCACTACTTATACCTGTTTTACTCGGTGTGTTGCTGGTTATAATCTACGATATCCCAATGACAAAGTCGCACTGGCTCAGGTTTTCTGTTTTGATGGGTGTGTCATTCCTGTACTTCAGCTTTTTTCTATGTCTGGGTATTCTCGTGTCCTCACTTACCAGAAGGGCTTCAACATCATTTCTTTACCTGCTTGTTATATGGGTATGCTTCGTTTTGATCATTCCCCGGGCAGGGGTCATGATCGCCGGTCACTTTGTCAAGGTTCCAACCGCAACCCAAATAGCTTCCAAATATTCAATAAAAAACCGTGAGCTTGTTGAAGAGTACAGGAAGGTTACCAATGAAATTATGGATAAAGAGACGGCTGAACAAAAAGCTCTGTTTTCTTCAACCTCTTTAAGTCGAGAAGAAATAGAAAAAAGATATAAAGAGCTCAGCGATAAGACGCTCGCAGGGATAAAAACAAGAGGGGCAAAGCTTTCCGAAGACAGGGCTGCATATGACGCCCTTTTAAAGGAAGACTGGAGAAACAGAAAGGCAGTTAGGGAAAAACTTGGATTTTCATTGTCAAGGTTTTCACCCGCATCGGCGTTTCAACTGGCCGCCGATAACCTCGCGGAAACAGGAATTGATCTGAAATATAAATATGAAGATCAGATTCGTAATTATAGAGATATTTTCAGTAGGTTTCGTGATAAAAAAGACCTGGAAGAAAAGGACGATTATCAGGCCTATCAGGCGAGGTTGGAAGGAAAAGCCAAACCCATTGATATCAGTGAAGTTCCTCAGTTTGAGTTTTCAGGTTCTGATATCGATCAACTACTGCAGAAAACTGTAATCGATATAGGAATACTCTCTTTTTATATCCTGCTCGCAGTTGCCGGATCATTCATCGCATTTCTTCGGTATGATGTGAGGTAA
- a CDS encoding TonB-dependent receptor translates to MCSKRKLTCKNWFNCLLIIYLVSLLLCLNNPVLARDEKKDPDEFQLEEIVVTAEKREAELQKIPMDISVARPDDLARLNITQIEELDKMMPDLNIEGTSGMLRINIRDVETNFWNNTAETTVAVQLDGVMLTRSNSLEGKFYDLERVEMLKGPQGTLQGRGSTAGSMNMVSKRPDVGGFGGNVQLEFGNYGRIRSEVALNVPANDKLAFRLAGRAITRDGYDDANLSTQDMWGIRLSMRWEPTDRQSLNVTVDTDKTKNKGGSSTGVYLDVFGDLEIVENPGWQNLPQSVQPYARGGAVYSPYGVKWWIGDVDLRDQFTNNDSLGISATYDYEFDWAYATIQAGYRDFNEHKKWILNFAPGLFPVGTVVGGTLFAAETYDPNTGIITPAKRPPTGGGPGTSYLIQNRVPTRGANDPYYTQVMLMPAAVQSLVATDSYTDSSSFNLEARLASKTSVSGGDSTEWIIGGMYMDDQVKANVYLYENAYNDITLKEKALFGQASWVPFANINFTGGYRHTWDTKDYIGYTYGAGYRDEDNYNLVYPRYLDPDMWAYHTYDYDYSSYKANVSWSASENIMPYIQFSKGVKTVNVTRDGRAIPPEVLNAYEAGLKSRLFNNRLQVNATAYLYDYKNYNDWVTAYKCITPQTAPVEEGGYGETGTPGQCVPLTGSTVTQADYEEYMYGPISIGSAEQKGYNMNVMWLLSPNDTISATAAYSINRYKNYNVAAAMLRDFEPLWGRVDSAYLASNNNDRSGDRFGGRGFRGNATYNRTWYLGTDFLSMAGTVFYTGKARKQVLLQDTANEFVMPGAPDYWTFDLSFAYTSTKWVPNGCRWTATLYSNNVFNNLKWTNLTYATNSSYYAPGTGTISGTFLPPRTYGVILALHF, encoded by the coding sequence ATGTGCAGCAAAAGGAAGTTAACATGTAAAAATTGGTTTAATTGTCTACTGATTATTTACCTTGTGTCTCTGTTGTTATGTTTAAACAACCCGGTGCTTGCAAGAGATGAAAAAAAGGACCCAGACGAATTTCAACTTGAAGAAATCGTTGTTACCGCTGAAAAAAGAGAAGCTGAATTGCAAAAAATCCCAATGGATATTTCTGTCGCCAGACCGGATGACCTGGCCCGCCTTAACATCACTCAGATAGAAGAACTTGATAAAATGATGCCAGATCTTAACATCGAAGGTACAAGCGGCATGCTGAGAATTAATATCCGTGATGTTGAAACGAATTTCTGGAATAACACCGCTGAAACAACAGTCGCCGTTCAGCTTGATGGTGTTATGCTTACAAGAAGTAATTCTCTGGAAGGTAAATTCTATGACCTTGAGCGTGTTGAAATGCTGAAAGGTCCTCAGGGAACCCTTCAGGGCAGGGGTTCTACTGCTGGAAGTATGAACATGGTCAGTAAAAGGCCGGATGTAGGCGGTTTTGGTGGTAATGTTCAGCTTGAATTCGGCAATTACGGACGAATAAGATCAGAGGTTGCCCTGAATGTCCCTGCTAATGACAAGCTGGCTTTCCGTCTGGCTGGACGTGCTATAACACGTGACGGTTATGATGATGCAAATCTCAGCACCCAGGACATGTGGGGTATTCGTTTATCAATGAGATGGGAACCTACTGACAGGCAGTCCCTTAATGTTACAGTGGACACAGATAAAACAAAAAATAAGGGTGGTTCTTCCACCGGTGTTTATCTTGATGTTTTTGGGGATCTTGAAATTGTAGAAAATCCAGGCTGGCAAAACCTTCCACAATCCGTTCAGCCATATGCAAGGGGCGGGGCAGTATACTCACCATATGGTGTAAAATGGTGGATAGGTGATGTTGATTTACGTGATCAATTCACAAACAATGACTCCCTTGGAATCAGCGCCACATACGACTATGAATTTGACTGGGCTTACGCTACAATTCAGGCTGGTTACCGTGATTTTAATGAACATAAGAAATGGATATTAAACTTTGCACCTGGCCTGTTCCCGGTTGGCACTGTGGTTGGAGGAACACTTTTTGCCGCAGAAACATATGACCCAAATACAGGTATTATTACCCCGGCAAAAAGGCCTCCAACAGGTGGAGGACCTGGTACCTCATATTTAATTCAAAACCGCGTCCCTACTCGTGGTGCTAATGATCCTTATTACACCCAGGTAATGCTTATGCCTGCAGCAGTTCAATCTCTTGTGGCAACGGATTCATATACAGATTCCTCCAGTTTTAATCTGGAGGCCCGTCTTGCCTCAAAAACATCAGTATCCGGTGGTGACAGCACTGAGTGGATTATCGGTGGCATGTACATGGATGATCAGGTTAAGGCAAATGTGTATCTGTACGAAAATGCATATAACGATATAACCCTCAAAGAAAAGGCCCTGTTTGGTCAGGCATCATGGGTGCCCTTTGCCAATATAAATTTTACCGGTGGTTACCGCCATACCTGGGATACCAAAGATTATATTGGTTATACTTACGGCGCCGGTTACAGGGATGAAGATAATTATAATCTGGTTTACCCAAGGTATCTCGATCCTGATATGTGGGCATACCATACCTATGACTATGACTACTCAAGCTACAAGGCAAATGTATCATGGAGCGCCAGTGAAAATATTATGCCCTATATACAGTTTTCCAAAGGTGTCAAAACAGTTAATGTTACAAGGGACGGGCGTGCTATTCCGCCTGAAGTGCTTAATGCATATGAAGCAGGGTTAAAGAGTAGACTATTTAATAACCGGCTTCAGGTTAATGCAACCGCATATCTCTATGACTATAAGAACTATAATGACTGGGTTACAGCCTATAAATGTATTACTCCACAGACTGCGCCTGTAGAAGAAGGAGGATATGGGGAAACAGGCACTCCAGGCCAGTGTGTACCCCTTACCGGAAGCACTGTAACTCAGGCTGATTACGAGGAATATATGTATGGGCCCATATCTATTGGAAGCGCTGAGCAGAAGGGATATAACATGAACGTCATGTGGCTGCTCTCCCCAAATGACACTATCAGCGCAACCGCTGCATACTCAATTAACAGATATAAAAACTACAATGTCGCTGCAGCAATGCTAAGAGACTTTGAACCACTGTGGGGCAGGGTTGATTCGGCCTATCTTGCCTCAAATAATAACGATAGAAGCGGAGACAGGTTTGGAGGCAGGGGCTTCAGGGGTAATGCCACATATAATCGCACATGGTATTTGGGTACAGATTTCTTGTCTATGGCCGGAACAGTTTTTTATACTGGCAAAGCCCGTAAACAGGTCTTGCTACAGGACACGGCCAATGAGTTTGTAATGCCTGGTGCTCCTGATTACTGGACATTCGATCTTTCTTTTGCTTACACATCAACCAAATGGGTGCCCAATGGTTGCAGATGGACTGCAACCCTCTACAGCAACAATGTATTTAATAACCTGAAATGGACAAACCTGACTTATGCTACTAATTCGAGCTATTATGCCCCGGGGACTGGAACAATCTCCGGAACCTTCCTTCCACCGCGTACATATGGTGTTATATTAGCCTTACATTTCTGA
- a CDS encoding ABC transporter permease subunit: protein MLKLIIFKELREIIGSAKFVATFGVCSILIIMAFYTGIKNYHTGIQEYNDSKTAQLQQFETVTEWGYVTSNKVFLSPEPLACLVMGVSNDIGRTATVDGGSLPFIDESTYSEQSVFAVFRFLDLEFVFQIIFSLFAILFAFDAVNGEKERGTLRLSFANSVPRANYIIGKLTGSFLALVVPLLIPVLIGMAMLPLMEISMTNSEWARLVIFIVSSLLYLGVFLTLSVFMSCLTKRSSSSFLFLLVIWVFSVLIIPRASVLIAGNSVEVPSLNSILFQQNQMEEKNSLEYSKRSNEFFQKLMLERAKNGNNSQETADSYMAKIRNFHEKLRVEYDQKVEAFVGRLYEERHNKQIAQQRLAFNISRLSPASLFTLVSSTLCGTSIDLKNQFYENAASYSKSLAEFIKDKTGYTIGTLPMSLFNQNSQVQKKPPEPIDTGEIPEFMYQSPELSTVLNAALPDIAILVLFNLIFFCCSFLAFLRYDLR from the coding sequence ATGTTAAAGCTCATCATATTCAAGGAATTGCGTGAGATCATCGGCTCTGCTAAATTTGTTGCTACCTTTGGCGTATGTTCCATTCTTATTATCATGGCGTTCTATACTGGAATTAAGAATTATCATACCGGAATTCAGGAGTACAATGATTCAAAGACAGCGCAGCTTCAGCAGTTTGAAACAGTTACAGAGTGGGGTTATGTGACCAGTAACAAGGTTTTTCTTTCGCCGGAACCCCTTGCATGCCTTGTTATGGGAGTATCCAACGATATAGGCAGAACCGCGACTGTTGACGGCGGTTCCCTTCCTTTTATTGATGAAAGCACATACAGCGAGCAGTCGGTTTTTGCGGTATTCCGCTTTCTGGATCTCGAGTTTGTTTTTCAGATAATATTTTCCTTGTTTGCCATACTTTTTGCCTTTGATGCTGTTAATGGTGAAAAGGAGAGGGGCACATTAAGGCTTTCCTTTGCCAACTCAGTTCCAAGGGCTAATTACATTATTGGAAAACTCACAGGTTCTTTTCTGGCTCTGGTTGTGCCTCTTCTTATACCGGTTCTTATTGGTATGGCAATGCTACCCCTAATGGAGATATCAATGACAAACAGTGAATGGGCCAGGCTTGTTATCTTTATTGTGAGTAGCCTTCTTTACCTGGGAGTGTTCCTTACCCTGTCTGTATTTATGTCATGCCTTACAAAACGTTCATCAAGCTCATTTCTTTTCCTTCTGGTAATATGGGTCTTTTCCGTGCTTATTATCCCCAGGGCCTCGGTATTGATTGCCGGGAATTCAGTCGAGGTCCCTTCGCTTAACAGTATTTTATTCCAGCAGAACCAGATGGAAGAAAAAAACTCATTAGAATATTCAAAACGATCGAATGAGTTCTTCCAGAAACTGATGTTGGAAAGGGCTAAAAACGGTAATAATAGCCAGGAGACAGCGGACAGTTATATGGCAAAAATACGTAATTTTCATGAAAAGTTGAGAGTCGAATATGATCAAAAAGTCGAAGCCTTTGTTGGTCGTCTGTATGAAGAAAGGCACAATAAGCAGATAGCGCAGCAGAGGCTTGCCTTTAATATATCACGGTTATCGCCTGCTTCATTATTTACACTGGTTTCTTCAACACTATGCGGCACATCAATAGATCTAAAAAATCAATTTTATGAAAATGCCGCATCATACTCAAAATCACTTGCAGAATTTATAAAAGATAAAACCGGCTATACTATAGGCACTCTGCCCATGAGCTTGTTTAACCAGAACAGTCAGGTGCAGAAGAAACCCCCTGAACCTATAGATACCGGAGAAATTCCCGAGTTTATGTATCAGTCACCTGAATTATCAACGGTTTTAAATGCCGCCCTGCCTGATATTGCCATACTGGTATTATTTAACCTGATATTCTTTTGCTGCTCATTTCTGGCGTTTCTGCGCTATGATCTGCGCTGA
- a CDS encoding ABC transporter permease subunit — protein MLKLIIFKELREIILSTKFAATFGVCSLLIIMAFYTGIKNYQNSVEEYNASRAAEISQYEKSDSITSRRTVFLPPEPLASLVLGISNDIGRSAVIYDRSYQAFRDSTYSVNPVFAVFRFMDLEFVFLIVLSLFAILFSFDAINGEKERGTLRLSFASPVPRAIFIFGKITGAFAALGLPLLVPLLIGLLLLPVMGVTLSAGEWLRLIILIVCGMLYLGVFLTLSVFISCITKHSSSSFLFMLLIWVCSVLIIPRASALLAGNMIEVPSTSKIYYQRLQMANQQSREYLTKLNDIYNRFYKELAQSGDTSPEAMEQTQKKISVTLENIQADMDKNLGIYVSRLYEERYNRQAQQERLALWIARISPSAVLTLASTELCGTSLGLRNNYREKVAIYSGFYSDFIEKREKENQDDMQANPIKPSEIPEFIFQASEPALIMRKVFPDIAILLIFNLVFFSGAFIAFLRYDPR, from the coding sequence ATGTTGAAGCTCATAATATTCAAGGAATTACGTGAGATTATCCTCTCCACAAAATTTGCCGCCACATTTGGTGTCTGTTCTCTACTTATAATCATGGCCTTTTATACAGGCATAAAGAATTACCAAAATAGTGTGGAGGAATATAATGCATCCAGGGCAGCAGAGATCAGCCAGTATGAAAAATCAGATAGTATAACTTCAAGGCGCACGGTTTTTCTTCCCCCTGAACCCCTTGCATCGCTGGTTTTAGGGATATCCAATGATATTGGGAGATCGGCAGTCATATATGATCGAAGCTACCAGGCCTTTCGCGACAGCACATACAGTGTTAACCCGGTTTTTGCAGTATTTCGTTTTATGGACCTTGAGTTTGTCTTCTTGATAGTCCTCTCGCTTTTTGCCATACTTTTTTCCTTTGATGCCATAAATGGTGAAAAAGAAAGAGGTACTTTAAGGCTCTCATTTGCGAGCCCTGTGCCCCGCGCCATCTTTATATTCGGTAAAATAACCGGTGCCTTTGCAGCGCTTGGGCTGCCCCTGCTTGTGCCCCTCCTGATTGGATTGCTGCTTCTTCCTGTGATGGGAGTCACTTTATCAGCAGGGGAATGGTTAAGGCTTATTATCCTGATTGTATGCGGTATGCTCTACCTGGGGGTGTTTTTAACGCTCTCAGTCTTTATTTCATGTATCACGAAACATTCATCAAGCTCTTTCCTTTTTATGCTGTTAATATGGGTATGCTCAGTCTTGATCATCCCCAGGGCCTCGGCATTACTGGCCGGAAATATGATTGAAGTGCCATCAACATCTAAGATTTATTACCAGCGGCTCCAGATGGCGAATCAGCAATCCAGAGAATACCTCACAAAACTCAATGATATCTATAATCGCTTTTACAAAGAATTAGCCCAAAGTGGAGATACCAGCCCTGAGGCAATGGAGCAGACACAAAAGAAAATTTCAGTAACTTTAGAAAATATCCAGGCAGATATGGATAAAAATCTCGGGATATATGTAAGCCGCCTTTATGAGGAGCGTTATAACAGGCAGGCTCAACAGGAAAGGCTCGCCCTCTGGATAGCACGCATTTCTCCATCTGCGGTGCTTACCCTGGCATCGACTGAATTATGCGGCACCTCTCTTGGCCTGAGAAACAATTACAGGGAAAAGGTCGCAATATATTCCGGGTTTTATTCGGACTTTATAGAGAAAAGAGAAAAAGAGAACCAGGACGATATGCAGGCTAACCCGATTAAACCATCTGAGATCCCTGAGTTTATATTTCAGGCAAGTGAACCTGCCCTTATTATGCGAAAGGTTTTTCCTGATATAGCCATACTGCTTATTTTCAACCTGGTGTTTTTTTCAGGGGCATTTATTGCATTTTTAAGATACGACCCAAGGTAA
- a CDS encoding PAS domain S-box protein, protein MEQDRLDSNNSVIDESPFYAAKDWKIPFDAVNDAIWILNSERRILRTNRAAETLFNRSKNGITGKYCWEVTGCKENSSSECPCVRAKISHTREKLEFRHGEEWLQAISDPIFNNDGHYSGSVHFFRNITNSMQTEKALVYSENRYRAMFSKMLNGCALHEIICDKGGKPVDYRYIDVNPAFEEMTGFRAKDLLGKTTLEIAPDIDPFLIETYGRVALTGEPVSFDFFNQKSGRYFIITAYQPTHGQFAIICQNISEQKKTENALRESEQKFRILEENPIVGIFVSQDKKLIYVNDRMAEMHGYSKEEILGQPFDILIHPDDRNTIKSKMDTYLEMGERYRQRFEILRIKKNGESFWGGAIVTRGKYNGKDAILGSVIDISESKLAEEELRKSEERYKEIVEETDDLIIKVDNTGSITFANHMANKIFGLPHSDIIGMHISKCIHPDDKLHTRTIIDETVKIKEKSATFENRQVSQTGEIRHLLWTSNFHYDSKGYLLEVTSIARDITQRRKMEEALKKAHDELEQRVIERTHEIAKANEDLQVKTKNLEELNTALKILLDRREKDKEETSEKILLNVKELVIPYINRLKSGPLNDNQKNYLEVLESGLQEITSPFAQKLTSRYMHVTPRELQVGNLVKQGKTSKEIADTLHTTERTVVAHRANLRKKLGLDKNSNLRTYLLSLQ, encoded by the coding sequence ATGGAACAGGACAGGCTTGACAGCAATAACAGCGTTATAGATGAGTCCCCTTTTTATGCTGCAAAGGACTGGAAAATCCCCTTTGATGCTGTTAATGATGCTATATGGATACTGAACAGTGAACGACGTATACTCCGCACAAACAGGGCAGCAGAGACGCTTTTTAATAGATCAAAAAATGGGATAACCGGTAAATATTGCTGGGAGGTCACAGGTTGCAAGGAAAACAGCAGCTCTGAATGCCCGTGTGTCCGGGCAAAGATAAGTCATACCCGTGAAAAACTTGAATTCCGGCATGGAGAGGAATGGTTACAGGCCATATCAGACCCTATTTTTAACAATGATGGTCATTATTCAGGGTCTGTACACTTCTTTAGAAATATTACAAACAGCATGCAGACCGAAAAGGCCCTTGTTTATAGTGAAAACAGATATCGTGCAATGTTCAGCAAGATGCTCAATGGATGCGCCCTGCACGAGATTATCTGTGATAAAGGGGGTAAACCTGTTGATTACCGCTACATTGATGTTAATCCTGCGTTTGAAGAGATGACAGGGTTCAGGGCAAAGGATCTGCTTGGGAAAACTACCCTTGAAATCGCACCCGATATTGATCCTTTTCTGATAGAGACCTATGGCAGGGTGGCGCTTACAGGAGAACCTGTCTCATTTGATTTTTTCAATCAAAAATCAGGACGATACTTTATAATAACAGCCTACCAGCCAACACATGGACAGTTTGCAATTATTTGTCAGAACATTTCTGAACAGAAGAAGACTGAAAATGCCCTGAGAGAAAGTGAGCAAAAATTCAGGATACTTGAAGAAAATCCTATTGTCGGCATCTTTGTGAGTCAGGACAAAAAACTAATTTATGTAAATGATCGAATGGCAGAAATGCATGGTTATTCTAAAGAAGAGATTTTGGGTCAACCTTTTGACATCCTCATACATCCTGATGACAGGAATACAATAAAATCAAAAATGGATACCTACCTTGAGATGGGAGAAAGATACCGGCAGCGATTTGAGATCCTTCGTATTAAAAAAAATGGTGAGAGCTTCTGGGGTGGCGCCATTGTAACCAGGGGTAAATACAATGGCAAGGATGCTATTTTGGGCTCTGTTATTGATATCTCAGAATCAAAACTGGCGGAAGAGGAGCTTAGAAAGAGCGAGGAGCGTTACAAGGAGATTGTGGAAGAGACAGATGACCTGATAATAAAGGTGGATAATACCGGGAGTATTACTTTTGCAAATCATATGGCAAACAAGATATTCGGGCTGCCTCACAGTGATATAATTGGCATGCATATCTCCAAATGCATTCACCCTGATGACAAACTTCATACCAGGACAATTATTGATGAAACTGTAAAAATAAAAGAGAAAAGCGCAACCTTTGAAAACAGGCAGGTTAGCCAAACAGGGGAGATACGCCATCTGCTCTGGACAAGTAATTTTCATTATGATAGCAAAGGTTACCTGTTAGAGGTCACAAGTATTGCCCGCGATATCACCCAGCGGAGAAAAATGGAAGAGGCTCTGAAAAAGGCCCATGATGAACTTGAGCAGCGTGTTATTGAACGAACCCATGAGATAGCAAAGGCCAATGAAGACCTGCAGGTCAAAACAAAAAACCTTGAAGAGCTTAATACTGCGCTCAAGATCCTCCTTGACAGAAGGGAAAAGGACAAGGAGGAGACCAGTGAAAAAATACTTCTTAATGTGAAGGAGCTGGTGATTCCCTATATCAACCGGCTGAAGTCAGGCCCCCTGAACGATAATCAGAAGAACTACCTTGAGGTACTTGAGTCCGGGCTTCAGGAGATAACCTCCCCATTTGCCCAGAAGCTTACATCACGTTATATGCATGTTACACCCAGGGAGCTTCAGGTGGGTAATCTTGTAAAACAGGGGAAGACCTCAAAGGAGATCGCTGATACGCTGCATACAACCGAAAGAACTGTTGTTGCCCACAGGGCAAACCTTAGGAAAAAACTTGGGTTGGATAAGAACTCTAATCTCAGGACATACCTTCTGTCTCTCCAGTAA